A DNA window from Loxodonta africana isolate mLoxAfr1 chromosome 7, mLoxAfr1.hap2, whole genome shotgun sequence contains the following coding sequences:
- the LOC135231926 gene encoding olfactory receptor 9G19-like, which translates to MEEKNFTKVKEFILLGFTVDLRLQRGLFFIFLIIYVISLLGNITLISPICADSRIHTPMYFFIGNLSFLDLWYSTVYTPKILVTCISEDKSISFVGCLARFLFSTGLGYSECYLLAAVAYDRYVAISNPLIYSQAMSLRLCTSLVAASYLGGFINSTIITSETFTLNFCSNNIIDDFFCDLPLLVKLACDVKDGYQAVLYFLLATNVIAPTVLIVASYLFIIAAILKIRSTQGRLKAFSTCGSHLTAVTLYYGSILFIYSRPTTSYTLERDKLVSVLCTVVFPVLNPLIYSLRNKDVKYALKKMLDRAKFS; encoded by the coding sequence ATGGAAGAGAAAAATTTTACCAAAGTGAAGGAGTTCATACTTTTAGGGTTTACAGTCGATTTGAGGTTACAGAGAGGGCTCTTTTTCATCTTCCTCATCATTTATGTCATCAGTCTCTTAGGGAACATCACCCTGATTTCTCCGATCTGTGCTGATTCACGGatccacacacccatgtatttcTTCATTGGGAACCTGTCATTCCTGGATCTCTGGTATTCCACTGTCTACACCCCGAAGATCCTAGTGACCTGCATCTCTGAGGACAAAAGCATCTCCTTTGTTGGCTGCCTGGCTCGGTTCCTCTTCTCTACTGGGCTGGGATATAGTGAGTGTTACTTGTTGGCTGCCGTggcttatgaccgctatgtggccatctccaATCCCCTGATTTATTCCCAAGCTATGTCCCTAAGGTTATGTACCAGTCTTGTTGCAGCTTCATACCTTGGTGGCTTTATTAACTCAACCATCATCACCAGTGAAACATTTACTCTGAACTTCTGTAGCAACAATATCATTGAtgatttcttctgtgatcttcccCTACTTGTGAAGTTGGCATGTGATGTAAAGGACGGTTATCAGGCTGTGCTATATTTCTTACTTGCCACCAATGTCATTGCTCCCACTGTACTTATTGTTGCCTCCTACCTCTTCATCATCGCTGCCATCTTGAAGATTCGCTCCACCCAAGGCCGCCTCAAGGCCTTCTCCACTTGTGGCTCTCACCTGACAGCTGTCACCTTGTATTATGGCTCCATTCTCTTCATTTACTCCAGGCCAACCACTAGCTATACCCTTGAACGGGATAAATTGGTGTCAGTGCTCTGTACTGTGGTGTTTCCGGTGTTGAACCCCTTGATCTATAGCTTAAGGAATAAAGATGTCAAATATGCCCTGAAGAAAATGTTAGACAGAGCAAAGTTTTCTTAA